CCAGGACTATTTATAACCTCGATGTCTCAGGATGAATTGGACAAAAATCAGTACCCGATGCAGCCGGTCAATACCGTATCCGATTTAGCCGCACTTTTTGATAAGAATATTCGCAATGCACTGGCGGTTTTAAAAATTTTATCGGACGAACAGATGATGGCCTCGTGGCGCTACCGGTACGGCGAAAAAATTATTTTTGAAATGCCACGGCTTGCGGTGATTCGCGGAATGGGTTTCAGCCACCTGATCCATCATCGCGGACAATTATCGGTTTATCTTCGTTTGCTGGATGTGCCGCTGCCGCCGGTTTACGGGCAAACAGCCGATGAAGGGTAATTGGTAAAATTTCTTTGTAATTCCTCCGAATGATTTTAAATTGATATA
The sequence above is drawn from the bacterium genome and encodes:
- a CDS encoding DinB family protein, coding for MKLSEPLVAELQYESISTRKMLERVPQEKMAWKPHPKSRSLGEVAVHIAHLPGLFITSMSQDELDKNQYPMQPVNTVSDLAALFDKNIRNALAVLKILSDEQMMASWRYRYGEKIIFEMPRLAVIRGMGFSHLIHHRGQLSVYLRLLDVPLPPVYGQTADEG